Proteins found in one Amycolatopsis aidingensis genomic segment:
- a CDS encoding nitroreductase family deazaflavin-dependent oxidoreductase: MSTTARYLEPGRASGVMNAAVTGLTKLGISLWGSRILAVRGRVSGEWRTVPVNLLSHQGERYLVAPRGQTQWVRNLRVAGGGELRVGRRVEAFTATEVADADKPALLRSYLRRWKFEVGAFFDGVDQHAPEAELREIAPGYPVFRLL, encoded by the coding sequence ATGAGCACCACCGCCCGTTACCTGGAGCCCGGCCGGGCCTCCGGGGTGATGAACGCCGCCGTCACCGGCCTGACGAAGCTCGGGATCAGCCTGTGGGGGAGCCGGATCCTGGCCGTGCGCGGGCGGGTCAGTGGTGAGTGGCGCACCGTCCCGGTGAACCTGCTGAGCCACCAGGGTGAGCGCTACCTGGTGGCGCCACGCGGGCAGACCCAGTGGGTGCGCAACCTGCGCGTGGCCGGGGGTGGTGAGCTGCGGGTCGGCAGGCGGGTCGAGGCGTTCACCGCGACCGAGGTCGCCGATGCGGACAAGCCCGCGCTGCTGCGTTCCTACCTGCGCCGCTGGAAGTTCGAGGTGGGCGCCTTCTTCGACGGGGTGGACCAGCATGCCCCCGAGGCCGAGCTACGCGAGATCGCCCCCGGCTACCCCGTCTTCCGCCTGCTGTGA
- a CDS encoding C40 family peptidase, translating to MRSAGVLAILACLLFVGNPVAAQAADHPSSDLELTRDDILERGKSWIDERVPYSQSSWHTNRFGTYRQDCSGYVSMAWGLHQVRWTGNIMEVAHRIDKQDLLPGDALWLHGSSTQHMALFVRWADSARTRAVVWEEYRTGTVASERTWSASRTSRFNAIRYDNVLEGDAKTCATVQLSYTEYPALAAGASGDLVRAAQCLLIKAGYNTGEDGPSGTFDASTADAARQFRASVGLPAAGEVDAHTWTALLSAGSTPMLQNGSSGSAVLRVQRALNAAQSAGLAVDGQYGPKTVAAVRDYQSAKGLGVDGIVGPNTWKALQAGR from the coding sequence ATGCGAAGCGCGGGGGTCCTCGCGATTCTCGCCTGCCTGCTGTTCGTGGGTAATCCGGTGGCCGCACAGGCCGCCGATCATCCGAGTTCGGACCTGGAACTCACCAGGGACGACATCCTGGAACGTGGCAAGAGCTGGATCGACGAACGAGTTCCCTACAGCCAGAGCAGCTGGCACACCAACCGGTTCGGCACCTACCGGCAGGACTGCTCCGGCTACGTGTCGATGGCCTGGGGCCTGCACCAGGTCCGCTGGACCGGCAACATCATGGAGGTCGCCCACCGGATCGACAAGCAGGACCTGCTGCCAGGCGACGCGTTGTGGCTGCACGGCAGCAGCACCCAGCACATGGCGCTCTTCGTGCGCTGGGCCGACTCCGCCAGGACCAGGGCGGTGGTCTGGGAGGAGTACCGCACCGGCACGGTGGCCTCGGAGCGCACCTGGTCGGCGAGCCGCACCTCCCGGTTCAACGCCATCCGCTACGACAACGTGCTCGAGGGCGACGCCAAGACCTGCGCCACCGTCCAGCTCAGCTACACCGAGTACCCCGCGCTGGCCGCCGGCGCGAGCGGTGACCTGGTGCGGGCGGCGCAGTGCCTGCTGATCAAGGCCGGCTACAACACCGGGGAGGACGGGCCGAGCGGCACCTTCGACGCCAGCACCGCCGATGCGGCCCGGCAGTTCCGCGCCTCGGTCGGCCTGCCCGCCGCGGGCGAGGTGGACGCGCACACCTGGACCGCCCTGCTGTCGGCCGGCTCCACCCCGATGCTGCAGAACGGTTCCTCGGGTAGCGCGGTGCTGCGCGTGCAGCGTGCGCTCAACGCCGCGCAGTCGGCCGGGCTGGCCGTGGACGGCCAGTACGGACCGAAGACCGTCGCCGCGGTGCGCGACTACCAGTCCGCCAAGGGACTCGGCGTGGACGGGATCGTCGGGCCGAACACCTGGAAGGCGTTGCAGGCCGGCCGCTGA
- a CDS encoding peptidoglycan-binding protein has product MRRILAGLATGVLVAGAAVVGAAPAANAADPPSGDELSAVVQQCNQQVSNGRLAERSGQARTVPVCATGNAVHWRSGMTIDCDGQRTAKCNSSTDPTYWHQTAWAQSDGKYLNAEKLPYVVVPISTSTWDHYDSGITGGTVVAVVYEGRVVYGVVGDRGPKDAIGEASYALADALGINPDPRTGGVSGKVVDYIAFPGVEASPIEDHADAVRKGRQAAADLVAGREGCVRTELDFTSYPALEAGASGDRVTAAQCLLRAAGYDIGDGDPSGTLDEPTMAAVRSFQSAVGLPAEGTVDAHTWTALLSAGSTPLLREGAKGEAVYRVQRAVNAAIGARLAVDGIFGPNTEAGVRDYQSAKGLGVDGIVGPNTWGALQSGK; this is encoded by the coding sequence ATGCGCAGGATCCTGGCAGGTCTGGCCACCGGTGTGCTGGTGGCAGGGGCCGCCGTGGTGGGGGCCGCCCCGGCCGCGAACGCCGCCGACCCACCGAGCGGCGACGAGCTGAGCGCGGTGGTGCAGCAGTGCAACCAGCAGGTATCCAACGGGCGGCTCGCCGAGCGCAGTGGCCAGGCGCGCACCGTCCCGGTCTGTGCCACCGGAAACGCGGTGCACTGGCGCTCCGGCATGACCATCGACTGCGATGGCCAGCGAACGGCGAAATGCAACAGCTCCACCGACCCGACCTACTGGCACCAGACCGCGTGGGCCCAGTCGGACGGCAAGTACCTGAACGCGGAGAAGCTGCCGTATGTCGTGGTGCCCATCTCCACCTCCACCTGGGACCACTACGACTCCGGGATCACCGGCGGCACCGTGGTCGCCGTGGTGTACGAGGGCAGGGTGGTCTACGGCGTGGTGGGTGACCGTGGCCCGAAGGACGCGATCGGGGAGGCCTCCTACGCGCTGGCCGACGCGCTCGGCATCAACCCGGACCCGCGCACCGGCGGGGTTTCCGGCAAGGTCGTGGACTACATCGCCTTCCCGGGGGTGGAGGCGAGCCCGATCGAGGACCACGCCGACGCGGTGCGCAAGGGGCGGCAGGCCGCAGCCGACCTGGTCGCGGGCCGGGAGGGCTGCGTGCGCACCGAGCTGGACTTCACCAGCTACCCGGCGCTGGAGGCCGGGGCGAGCGGGGACAGGGTGACGGCGGCACAGTGCCTGCTGCGCGCGGCCGGGTACGACATCGGCGATGGCGACCCGAGCGGCACCCTGGACGAGCCGACCATGGCCGCGGTGCGCAGCTTCCAGTCCGCGGTTGGCCTTCCCGCCGAGGGCACGGTGGACGCGCACACCTGGACCGCGTTGCTCTCCGCAGGTTCCACCCCGCTGCTGCGGGAAGGCGCCAAGGGCGAGGCGGTGTACCGGGTGCAGCGCGCGGTGAACGCGGCGATCGGGGCACGCCTCGCGGTGGATGGCATCTTCGGGCCGAACACCGAAGCCGGGGTGCGGGACTACCAGTCCGCCAAGGGACTCGGCGTGGACGGGATCGTCGGGCCGAACACCTGGGGGGCGCTGCAGTCAGGCAAGTAA
- a CDS encoding ATP-binding protein, whose protein sequence is MLHAAKREITAVYVRYGILGSTLVSGAPVGPRQVRTVLAVLLSQANQPVSTEVLAGELWPGAAPGSSDAVLQGRVSTLRKLLCPDLPARSPRQLIRTRQGSYTLILDEGELDAAEFGRLVQAGQRAAAQGDLAEAARNLREGLRLWRGPALQDTGRGPVLTAYAGVLEQQKLAALERRFEVDIALGQLSEAIGGLTEQLSQDPTQENFAALLIEALVAAGRGAAAREVFDNTRAALERVGLAPGPRLYQAREQLQPEQPAPVLARPATCPAEVPAQLPDFTGRGELLEQIRAALTGRGPRLVVLSGPGGVGKSTLAVRSAHLLRREFPGGQVVADLTSEPGQPSEVLRRFLLSIGVAEDAIPHGFVERQQLWRSRTADARVLVLLDDARDEAQVRALLPAGADCGVLVTSRRRMLGLAGAKTIAVEAFDQDESWELLAGIVGAQRIAAEPGPARRLVELCAGLPLAVRIVGAKLAARPHETVEELAVRIGAGRGRLAELRAGDLDVRATIEVSYAECTEGTRRALRLLGAVRLPAVSRSALACLLDAPEETGADVAEALVEAQLLQVRGRDELGQLRYQLHDLIAEFAAEKAREEEPAGVLGAALERMLDCYLAAGGRDGGRHNAASWCAAEADNVFAVTRAALERGWWERGWRLADSFAEVAKVRPGSASARNVTVLALRAARRCGDLRAEAISLRRLGELQWQQVKVASAVRYLGAAAQRFRGLDDGAELARTLVVEADVLAETGRVEQARDRLNTALEAAKQADDQRVHAAALDQLGGLYSDAGDFAEAQRCFVEALQLAREAGDLRGIVAIRKRLADVLRRAGHLDQAAELLTEALAGARETGDAHWEAHVLRSLGEVQRYFGDTGPARSSLARSLELFTQHGHRHAAAYSLRSLADLQAQVREYEQAGESLERCRTIFETLGDRRGQAYTLRSLGGLCVRTGRWVQAERSLRAALTIFDDLSMRWFSQDAARALTQTRNWSSAS, encoded by the coding sequence TTGCTGCACGCAGCGAAACGTGAGATCACGGCGGTGTACGTGCGGTACGGCATCCTCGGTTCCACACTCGTCTCTGGGGCCCCGGTCGGACCTAGGCAGGTCCGGACCGTTCTTGCTGTCCTGCTCAGCCAGGCCAACCAGCCGGTGAGCACCGAGGTACTGGCCGGTGAGCTGTGGCCGGGCGCGGCGCCCGGTTCGAGCGACGCGGTGCTGCAGGGCCGGGTGTCCACCCTGCGCAAGCTGCTCTGCCCGGACCTGCCCGCCCGCTCGCCCCGGCAGCTCATCCGCACCCGGCAGGGCAGCTACACGCTGATCCTGGACGAGGGGGAGCTGGACGCCGCCGAGTTCGGCAGGCTGGTGCAGGCCGGGCAGCGGGCCGCGGCCCAGGGCGACCTGGCCGAGGCGGCCCGCAACCTGCGGGAGGGCCTGCGGCTGTGGCGGGGACCCGCGCTGCAGGACACCGGCCGCGGTCCGGTGCTCACCGCCTATGCCGGGGTGCTGGAGCAGCAGAAACTGGCGGCGCTGGAGCGGCGGTTCGAGGTCGATATCGCGCTGGGCCAGCTCAGCGAGGCGATCGGCGGCCTGACCGAGCAGCTCAGCCAGGACCCGACCCAGGAGAACTTCGCCGCGCTGCTGATCGAGGCGCTGGTCGCCGCCGGAAGGGGCGCGGCCGCGCGGGAGGTGTTCGACAACACCAGGGCCGCGCTGGAGCGGGTCGGCCTCGCCCCGGGCCCCCGGCTCTACCAGGCCCGCGAGCAGCTGCAACCGGAGCAACCCGCGCCGGTCCTCGCCCGGCCCGCCACCTGCCCGGCCGAGGTCCCCGCGCAACTGCCCGACTTCACCGGCCGGGGCGAGCTGCTGGAACAGATCCGGGCCGCGCTCACCGGCCGCGGTCCGCGGCTGGTGGTGCTCAGCGGGCCGGGTGGGGTTGGCAAGAGCACCCTGGCGGTGCGCTCGGCGCACCTGCTGCGCCGGGAGTTTCCCGGCGGCCAGGTGGTCGCCGACCTCACCAGCGAACCTGGCCAGCCCAGCGAGGTACTGCGCCGGTTCCTGCTGTCCATCGGGGTCGCCGAGGACGCCATCCCGCACGGCTTCGTGGAGCGCCAGCAGCTGTGGCGCAGTCGTACCGCGGACGCGCGGGTGCTGGTGCTGCTGGACGACGCCCGCGACGAGGCGCAGGTGCGCGCCCTGCTGCCGGCCGGAGCCGACTGCGGCGTGCTGGTGACCTCCCGCCGCCGGATGCTCGGCCTCGCCGGCGCGAAGACCATCGCGGTGGAGGCCTTCGACCAGGACGAGTCCTGGGAGTTGCTGGCCGGGATCGTCGGTGCGCAGCGGATCGCCGCGGAGCCGGGTCCGGCGCGCAGGCTGGTCGAGCTGTGCGCGGGGCTCCCGCTCGCGGTGCGGATCGTCGGCGCCAAGCTGGCCGCTCGCCCGCACGAGACGGTGGAGGAGCTGGCGGTGCGGATCGGCGCCGGGCGCGGCAGGCTGGCCGAGCTGCGGGCAGGCGACCTTGATGTCCGGGCCACCATCGAGGTGAGTTACGCCGAGTGCACCGAGGGCACCCGCAGGGCCCTGCGCCTGCTCGGCGCGGTCCGCCTGCCCGCGGTGTCCCGCTCCGCGCTCGCCTGCCTGCTGGACGCGCCGGAGGAGACCGGGGCCGATGTGGCGGAGGCGCTGGTCGAGGCCCAGCTGTTGCAGGTACGCGGCCGGGACGAGCTGGGGCAGCTGCGTTACCAGCTGCATGATCTGATCGCCGAGTTCGCCGCGGAGAAGGCGCGGGAGGAGGAACCGGCCGGCGTACTGGGCGCCGCACTGGAGCGGATGCTGGACTGCTATCTCGCCGCGGGCGGGCGCGACGGCGGGCGGCACAACGCCGCGAGCTGGTGCGCCGCCGAGGCGGACAACGTGTTCGCGGTGACCCGCGCCGCCCTCGAGCGCGGCTGGTGGGAGCGGGGGTGGCGGCTGGCGGACTCCTTCGCCGAGGTCGCCAAGGTACGGCCGGGTTCGGCCTCGGCGCGCAACGTGACGGTGCTCGCGCTGCGGGCCGCCCGGCGCTGCGGCGACCTGCGGGCCGAGGCGATCAGCCTGCGCAGGCTGGGCGAGCTGCAGTGGCAGCAGGTCAAGGTGGCCAGCGCGGTGCGCTACCTCGGCGCGGCCGCGCAGCGGTTCCGTGGCCTCGACGACGGGGCCGAGCTGGCCCGCACGCTGGTCGTCGAGGCCGATGTGCTGGCCGAGACGGGCAGGGTGGAGCAGGCGCGGGACCGGTTGAACACCGCGCTGGAGGCCGCCAAGCAGGCTGATGACCAGCGGGTCCACGCCGCCGCGCTGGACCAGCTCGGCGGCCTGTACTCCGATGCGGGTGATTTCGCCGAGGCCCAGCGCTGCTTCGTCGAGGCACTGCAGCTGGCACGGGAGGCGGGCGACCTGCGCGGGATCGTGGCGATCCGCAAACGTCTGGCGGACGTGCTGCGCCGGGCCGGGCACCTCGACCAGGCCGCCGAGCTGCTGACCGAGGCGCTGGCCGGGGCGCGGGAGACCGGGGACGCGCACTGGGAGGCGCACGTGCTGCGCAGCCTCGGCGAGGTGCAGCGCTACTTCGGCGACACCGGCCCTGCCCGCAGCAGCCTGGCGCGCTCGCTGGAGCTGTTCACCCAGCACGGCCACCGGCATGCCGCCGCGTACTCCCTGCGCAGCCTGGCCGACCTGCAGGCACAGGTGCGCGAGTACGAGCAGGCCGGGGAGTCGCTCGAGCGCTGCCGCACGATCTTCGAGACGCTCGGCGACCGGCGGGGCCAGGCCTACACCCTGCGCAGCCTTGGTGGGTTGTGTGTGCGCACCGGACGCTGGGTGCAGGCCGAGCGCTCGCTGCGTGCCGCGCTGACGATCTTCGACGACCTCTCGATGCGCTGGTTCAGCCAGGACGCCGCGCGTGCCCTCACCCAGACCAGGAACTGGTCCAGCGCGAGCTGA
- a CDS encoding OsmC family protein — MPSRDATTHWEGGLQSGTGQVTLDSSNAGQFPVSFPTRAGDPEGQTSPEELIAAAHSSCFAMNLSGVLGKENLTARSIDVSAEVTLGPDGEGFKISGIALTLRAEIDGIDADRFAELARIAKDGCPVSKALSGTTITLDAALA, encoded by the coding sequence ATGCCCAGCCGCGATGCCACCACTCACTGGGAAGGCGGACTACAGTCCGGCACGGGGCAGGTCACCCTGGACTCGTCCAACGCGGGCCAGTTCCCGGTGTCCTTCCCGACCCGCGCGGGCGATCCGGAGGGGCAGACCAGCCCCGAGGAACTGATCGCCGCCGCGCATTCGTCCTGCTTCGCGATGAACCTGTCCGGGGTACTCGGCAAGGAGAACCTCACCGCCCGCTCGATCGACGTGAGCGCGGAGGTCACCCTCGGCCCGGACGGCGAGGGCTTCAAGATCAGCGGTATCGCGCTGACCCTGCGGGCCGAGATCGACGGCATCGACGCCGACCGGTTCGCCGAGCTGGCCCGGATCGCCAAGGACGGCTGCCCGGTCAGCAAGGCACTGTCCGGCACCACGATCACCCTGGACGCCGCGCTGGCCTGA
- a CDS encoding aldo/keto reductase, with protein MAGVPTVTLNNGVRMPQLGFGVFQVPEAETNAAVTAALQAGYRSIDTATAYNNEGAVGRAIAESGLARDELFVTTKLWNSDQGYDATLRAFDNSLELLGLDYLDLYLIHWPVPERDRYVESWQAMEKLHADGRIRAIGVSNFHPQHLRRLAENSDVVPAVNQIELHPYLQQSDLRAYHAEHGIHTEAWSPLAKGGDLLGEQAVTELADKHGRSPAQIVLRWHLQLGNIVIPKSVTPERIRANIEVFDFELAQADLDALAALDRGERTGPDPETFNVA; from the coding sequence ATGGCTGGTGTACCCACCGTCACGCTGAACAACGGCGTGCGCATGCCGCAACTCGGCTTCGGCGTGTTCCAGGTGCCGGAGGCCGAGACCAACGCCGCGGTCACCGCCGCGCTCCAGGCCGGCTACCGCAGCATCGACACCGCCACCGCGTACAACAACGAGGGCGCGGTCGGCCGGGCCATCGCCGAGTCCGGGCTGGCACGGGACGAGCTGTTCGTCACCACCAAGCTGTGGAACAGCGACCAGGGCTACGACGCCACGCTGCGGGCCTTCGACAACAGCCTGGAGCTGCTCGGGCTGGACTACCTCGATCTGTACCTGATCCACTGGCCGGTCCCGGAGCGGGACCGCTACGTGGAGTCCTGGCAGGCGATGGAGAAGCTGCACGCCGACGGGCGGATCCGGGCGATCGGGGTGTCCAACTTCCACCCGCAGCACCTGCGCAGGCTCGCCGAGAACAGCGATGTGGTGCCCGCGGTCAACCAGATCGAGCTGCATCCCTACCTGCAGCAGTCCGATCTGCGCGCCTACCACGCCGAGCACGGTATCCACACCGAGGCGTGGAGCCCGCTGGCCAAGGGCGGCGACCTGCTCGGCGAGCAGGCGGTGACCGAGCTGGCCGACAAGCACGGCCGCAGCCCGGCCCAGATCGTGCTGCGCTGGCACCTGCAGCTGGGCAACATCGTCATTCCCAAGTCGGTCACCCCGGAGCGCATCCGGGCCAACATCGAGGTCTTCGACTTCGAACTGGCGCAGGCCGACCTGGACGCGCTGGCCGCGCTGGACCGCGGCGAACGCACCGGGCCGGACCCGGAAACCTTCAACGTGGCATGA
- a CDS encoding TetR/AcrR family transcriptional regulator has translation MTTSRTARERARAELTREIKDEARRQLAEVGADGLSLRAVSRQLGMVSSALYRYFPSRDHLLTALIIDAYDAIGAAVEEAAAREVVPIEQWRMCCHAARRWARARPHEYALIYGSPVPGYQAPQDTVPPASRVPLALVGVVRLAWGTTGIRPAFTGPSLSATLDIQTTRLAAQLAPELPSRVLTRVLIAWTQLFGMLSFELFGQLVGSVDPSSEFFAHAVEQMIEFIGIQ, from the coding sequence GTGACGACCAGCCGAACCGCACGCGAACGGGCCCGCGCAGAGCTGACCAGGGAAATCAAGGACGAGGCTCGCAGGCAGCTTGCCGAGGTCGGCGCGGACGGACTGTCCCTGCGCGCCGTCTCCCGGCAGCTGGGGATGGTGTCCTCGGCCCTCTACCGGTACTTCCCCAGCCGCGACCACCTGCTGACCGCCCTGATCATCGACGCATACGACGCCATCGGCGCGGCCGTCGAGGAGGCGGCCGCGCGGGAGGTGGTGCCCATCGAGCAGTGGCGGATGTGCTGCCATGCCGCACGTAGGTGGGCCAGGGCGCGCCCACACGAGTACGCGCTGATCTACGGCTCGCCGGTCCCCGGCTACCAGGCCCCGCAGGACACCGTGCCGCCCGCATCCCGGGTTCCGCTCGCCCTGGTCGGGGTGGTCCGGCTGGCCTGGGGCACCACCGGGATCCGGCCGGCCTTCACCGGGCCGTCCCTCTCCGCCACGCTGGACATCCAGACCACCCGGCTGGCGGCCCAGCTCGCCCCTGAACTGCCCAGCCGGGTGCTGACCAGGGTGCTGATCGCCTGGACCCAGCTGTTCGGCATGCTCAGCTTCGAGTTGTTCGGGCAGCTGGTCGGCAGCGTCGACCCGAGCAGCGAGTTCTTCGCGCACGCGGTGGAGCAGATGATCGAGTTCATCGGCATCCAGTAG
- a CDS encoding MarR family winged helix-turn-helix transcriptional regulator → MPNTDRALLLEEQACFALYAASRAVTDLYRPLLAELDLTYPQYLVLLVLWERDARPVKEVGAELQLDYGTVSPLLKRLEARGLLTRSRQAADERSVTVRLTPAGAELRNRAERIPREIGCAMGLDEENRRDLIRRLRDLAATVRATSSGC, encoded by the coding sequence ATGCCGAACACCGACCGCGCCCTGTTGCTGGAGGAGCAGGCCTGTTTCGCGCTCTACGCGGCGTCCCGGGCGGTCACCGACCTGTACCGGCCGTTGCTCGCCGAGCTGGACCTGACCTACCCCCAGTACCTGGTGTTGCTGGTGCTGTGGGAACGCGATGCCCGGCCGGTGAAGGAGGTCGGCGCCGAGCTACAGCTGGACTACGGCACGGTGTCCCCGCTGCTGAAACGGCTCGAGGCGCGGGGCCTGCTGACCCGCAGCAGGCAGGCGGCGGACGAGCGCAGCGTCACGGTCCGGCTCACCCCCGCGGGGGCCGAGCTGCGGAACCGGGCCGAGCGCATCCCGCGGGAGATCGGCTGCGCGATGGGCCTGGACGAGGAGAACCGCCGCGACCTCATTCGCAGGCTGCGGGACCTCGCCGCCACGGTCCGCGCCACCAGCTCCGGGTGCTGA
- a CDS encoding TetR family transcriptional regulator, which produces MNERSSRRSVVEQAILRAALDAFATRGFHGATMRQIAGLAEVTLANVYNYVDSKSDLLVTLLRRASDDQLAGTRAAIEAAGGSVTDRLRAAVGAYLRFDLERQAESRIVHSEYRYLEAEACLRVTQAQDQHRRLFADLVAEGVAEGVFHTPYPDQASRAILAMCVGVSACCAGEGPPPAAELERRYARYALALLEAR; this is translated from the coding sequence GTGAACGAGCGTTCGTCCAGGCGTTCGGTGGTCGAGCAGGCCATTCTCCGCGCCGCGCTCGACGCCTTCGCCACTCGCGGTTTCCACGGAGCCACCATGCGCCAGATCGCGGGCCTCGCCGAGGTCACCCTCGCCAATGTCTACAACTATGTCGATTCCAAGTCCGACCTGCTGGTCACCCTGCTGCGCAGGGCGAGCGACGACCAGCTTGCCGGCACCCGCGCGGCGATCGAGGCCGCGGGCGGCTCGGTGACCGACCGGCTGCGCGCAGCGGTGGGCGCCTACCTCCGGTTCGACCTCGAACGCCAGGCCGAGAGCCGCATCGTGCACAGCGAGTACCGGTACCTGGAAGCGGAAGCCTGCCTGCGGGTCACGCAGGCCCAGGACCAGCATCGGCGGCTGTTCGCCGACCTGGTGGCCGAGGGAGTGGCCGAAGGCGTGTTCCACACCCCCTACCCGGACCAGGCCAGCCGCGCCATCCTGGCCATGTGCGTCGGGGTGTCGGCCTGCTGCGCCGGGGAAGGGCCGCCACCGGCTGCGGAGCTGGAGCGCCGTTACGCCCGGTATGCCCTCGCGTTGCTGGAGGCGAGATGA
- a CDS encoding acetyl-CoA C-acetyltransferase produces the protein MRTAVVCEPVRTPVGRFGGVFRDVPATELATTVLRELLRRTGVKPGTVEDVLFGQCYPNGEAPAIGRVAALDAGMPVQVAGLQVDRRCGSGLQAVLDAAMRVQTGAADVVIAGGAESMSQVEFYSDAMRWGVRGPGVELKDRLARARVTAGGVHHPVEGGMLETAENLRREYRISRTAQDELAVRSHQRAVAAIEDGRFAEEIVPVPTPGKRGEPGPTVERDEHPRADSGMESLAKLRPVLGKQDPEATVTAGNASGQNDGAAACLVTTPERAAELGLRPLARLVSWAVAGVPPRTMGIGPVPATERALARAGLTLGELDLIELNEAFAAQVLACTAEWKFGEADWDRTNVNGSGISLGHPVGATGVRILTTLLRELDRRQARYGLETMCIGGGQGLAAIFERTP, from the coding sequence ATGCGTACAGCTGTGGTCTGCGAGCCGGTCAGGACGCCGGTCGGTCGATTCGGCGGGGTCTTCCGGGACGTTCCGGCGACCGAACTGGCCACCACGGTGCTGCGCGAGTTGCTCAGGCGCACCGGGGTGAAGCCCGGCACGGTGGAGGACGTGCTGTTCGGGCAGTGTTATCCGAACGGGGAGGCGCCCGCCATCGGCAGGGTGGCCGCGCTGGACGCGGGCATGCCGGTGCAGGTCGCCGGGCTGCAGGTGGACCGCCGCTGCGGTTCCGGCCTGCAGGCCGTGCTGGACGCCGCGATGCGGGTGCAGACCGGTGCCGCCGACGTGGTGATCGCCGGGGGCGCGGAGAGCATGAGCCAGGTCGAGTTCTACTCCGACGCCATGCGCTGGGGCGTGCGCGGCCCCGGCGTCGAGCTGAAGGACCGGCTGGCGCGGGCCAGGGTCACCGCGGGCGGGGTGCACCACCCGGTCGAGGGCGGAATGCTGGAGACCGCCGAGAACCTGCGGCGGGAGTACCGGATCTCCCGCACCGCGCAGGACGAGCTGGCGGTGCGCTCGCACCAGCGCGCGGTGGCGGCGATCGAGGACGGCCGGTTCGCCGAGGAGATCGTGCCGGTGCCGACGCCGGGCAAGCGCGGGGAGCCGGGACCCACCGTGGAGCGGGACGAGCACCCGAGGGCGGACAGCGGTATGGAGTCGCTGGCGAAGCTGCGCCCGGTGCTCGGTAAGCAGGACCCCGAGGCCACGGTGACCGCGGGCAATGCCAGCGGGCAGAACGACGGCGCCGCGGCCTGCCTGGTCACCACCCCGGAACGGGCGGCCGAGCTGGGCCTGCGCCCGCTCGCCCGGCTGGTGAGCTGGGCGGTGGCCGGGGTGCCCCCGCGCACCATGGGCATCGGCCCGGTGCCCGCCACCGAGCGGGCACTGGCCCGCGCCGGGCTCACCCTCGGCGAGCTGGACCTGATCGAGCTGAACGAGGCCTTCGCCGCGCAGGTGCTGGCCTGCACCGCGGAGTGGAAGTTCGGCGAGGCGGACTGGGACCGGACGAACGTCAACGGCTCCGGTATCTCACTCGGCCATCCGGTCGGGGCAACCGGTGTGCGCATCCTGACCACCCTGCTGCGCGAACTCGACCGGCGCCAGGCCCGCTACGGCCTGGAAACCATGTGCATCGGCGGTGGTCAGGGCCTCGCCGCCATCTTTGAACGCACCCCGTAA